From a single Candidatus Syntrophosphaera sp. genomic region:
- the pilO gene encoding type 4a pilus biogenesis protein PilO, translating to MKEKYLILILVMILITVLFFWIASNSITKNVAEINKYDRNIKSTLEKLNSALIMDEQLREFSQIIDNSLTTGSNFTIDELNEFQKEIEKIRDDNKLKLIKISDSNKFAEAGMIETTYNLELQGTFQQMGQFISAIEALNHIIKIQYLDISPTQASDRNVTDPNAPNQYRITMELSIFKVKKEA from the coding sequence ATGAAAGAGAAATATCTAATCCTCATCCTGGTGATGATCTTGATCACGGTCCTGTTCTTTTGGATTGCCAGCAACTCGATCACCAAAAACGTGGCCGAGATCAATAAATACGACCGGAACATCAAGAGCACGCTGGAAAAACTCAACAGCGCCCTGATCATGGACGAGCAATTGCGAGAATTTTCCCAGATCATCGACAACAGCCTCACCACCGGAAGCAACTTCACTATCGACGAGCTGAACGAATTTCAGAAAGAGATCGAGAAGATCAGGGACGACAACAAACTGAAGCTGATCAAGATCTCGGATTCCAACAAGTTCGCCGAAGCCGGCATGATCGAAACCACCTACAACCTCGAACTGCAAGGCACTTTCCAGCAGATGGGCCAATTCATCTCAGCCATCGAAGCGCTGAACCACATCATCAAGATCCAATACCTGGATATCAGCCCCACCCAGGCTTCCGACAGAAACGTCACCGATCCGAACGCTCCCAACCAATACCGCATAACCATGGAGCTTTCGATATTCAAGGTCAAAAAGGAGGCCTAA
- a CDS encoding PilN domain-containing protein produces MTNVFYFKVNLNKYGEMKLQAERENKTFRNAVIAFLLGAIIMFAGLIYLNNSLKRKVEIRRQYYKEISARLSEYQSSGDYLSVVDVDKLAETFTDRIFWTKKLQALSHEIDQQLAVRKLNFNNGVLTLNGIIEVNRNIREGDITFDFVQRLKANPEISNDFPEIKSGSKTRQVAKDTEILEFVIECYSRDASAFRGSAQ; encoded by the coding sequence ATGACAAACGTGTTTTATTTCAAAGTAAACCTGAACAAATACGGGGAGATGAAGCTCCAGGCGGAGCGGGAGAACAAGACCTTCCGCAATGCCGTGATCGCGTTCTTGCTGGGAGCGATAATCATGTTTGCCGGTTTGATCTATCTGAACAATTCCCTGAAGAGGAAGGTCGAGATCCGGCGCCAGTATTACAAGGAAATCAGCGCCCGGCTGTCTGAATACCAGTCCAGCGGAGATTACCTTTCCGTGGTCGACGTGGACAAATTGGCCGAAACGTTCACGGACAGGATCTTCTGGACCAAGAAGCTCCAGGCCCTGAGCCACGAAATCGACCAGCAACTGGCCGTCCGCAAACTGAACTTCAACAACGGGGTTCTGACCCTGAACGGCATCATCGAGGTCAACCGCAATATCAGGGAAGGCGACATCACTTTCGATTTTGTCCAACGCCTCAAAGCCAATCCGGAGATCAGCAACGATTTTCCGGAGATCAAATCAGGCTCCAAGACGAGACAAGTGGCCAAGGACACTGAGATCCTCGAATTCGTGATCGAATGTTACAGCAGGGATGCCTCAGCCTTCCGAGGGAGTGCGCAATAA